From Klebsiella electrica, the proteins below share one genomic window:
- the yejF gene encoding microcin C ABC transporter ATP-binding protein YejF yields the protein MTQPLLEIDNLSIAFRQQGKPHTVVSELSLDIRAGETLALVGESGSGKSVSALSVLRLLPSPPVCYPGGDIRFHGQSLLHADERTLSQVRGNRIAMIFQEPMVSLNPLHTLEKQLYEVLSLHRGMRKEAARGEILNCLERVGIRNALRRLADYPHQFSGGERQRIMIAMALLTRPELLIADEPTTALDVTVQAQILRLLRELKDELNMGLLFITHNLSIVRQLADRVAVMQNGRCVEQNACRALFAAPEHPYTRRLLDSEPSGSPVPLAADAPLLLKAVDLSVAFPVRKGILRRIVESHRVVKALNFQLRAGETLGLVGESGSGKSTTGLALLRLIASQGTIVFEGQALQGRSRRQMLPLRRQMQIVFQDPNSSLNPRLNVLQIIEEGLRVHQPGLTPAAREHAVIQVMQEVGLDPQTRHRYPAEFSGGQRQRIAIARALIVKPQLIVLDEPTSSLDKTVQAQILALLKALQQKHRLAYIFISHDLRVVRTLCHQVMVLRQGEVVEQGECERVFTAPQQAYTRQLLALG from the coding sequence ATGACGCAGCCTTTGTTAGAGATAGACAACCTCTCCATCGCCTTCCGCCAGCAGGGCAAGCCCCACACCGTCGTCAGCGAGCTGTCCCTGGATATTCGCGCCGGAGAGACTCTGGCGCTGGTCGGCGAATCCGGATCCGGTAAAAGCGTCTCCGCGCTCTCGGTGCTGCGGCTGCTTCCCTCTCCGCCGGTCTGCTACCCTGGCGGAGATATTCGCTTTCACGGTCAGTCGCTGCTCCACGCCGATGAGCGCACGCTCAGTCAGGTGCGCGGCAACCGTATCGCGATGATATTTCAGGAACCGATGGTGTCGCTCAATCCCCTGCATACGCTGGAAAAGCAGCTGTATGAAGTGCTGTCTTTGCATCGCGGCATGCGTAAAGAGGCCGCGCGCGGCGAGATCCTTAACTGTCTGGAACGGGTCGGGATCCGCAATGCGCTACGCCGGCTGGCGGACTACCCGCATCAGTTTTCCGGCGGCGAACGCCAGCGGATCATGATTGCCATGGCGCTGCTCACCCGGCCGGAGCTGCTGATTGCCGATGAACCCACGACCGCGCTGGACGTGACCGTGCAGGCGCAAATCCTGCGGCTGTTACGCGAACTGAAAGACGAACTGAATATGGGGCTGCTGTTTATTACCCATAACTTAAGCATTGTCCGCCAGCTCGCCGACCGCGTGGCGGTGATGCAAAACGGCCGCTGCGTCGAACAAAACGCCTGTCGGGCGCTGTTCGCCGCCCCCGAACACCCTTATACCCGTCGCCTGCTGGACAGCGAACCCTCCGGCAGCCCGGTGCCGCTGGCCGCCGATGCGCCGCTGCTGCTAAAAGCCGTCGATCTGAGCGTCGCCTTCCCGGTACGTAAAGGGATCCTCCGCCGGATCGTGGAGAGTCACCGGGTGGTCAAGGCGCTGAATTTCCAGCTGCGCGCCGGGGAAACCCTCGGCCTGGTGGGCGAGTCGGGATCGGGGAAAAGCACCACCGGGCTGGCGCTGCTGCGCCTGATTGCCTCGCAAGGGACAATCGTCTTTGAAGGACAAGCGCTGCAGGGGCGTAGCCGTCGGCAAATGCTGCCGCTGCGCCGCCAGATGCAAATAGTCTTCCAGGACCCCAACTCATCGCTGAATCCCCGCCTGAACGTGCTGCAGATTATTGAAGAGGGTCTGCGCGTCCACCAGCCAGGGTTAACGCCGGCCGCGCGTGAACACGCGGTGATACAGGTGATGCAAGAGGTAGGGCTCGACCCGCAAACGCGGCATCGCTATCCGGCTGAGTTTTCCGGCGGCCAGCGTCAGCGTATTGCGATTGCCCGGGCGCTGATCGTGAAGCCTCAGCTTATCGTGCTGGATGAACCTACGTCGTCGCTGGATAAGACCGTCCAGGCACAAATTCTGGCTTTGCTGAAAGCCTTACAGCAAAAACACCGGCTGGCCTATATTTTTATCAGCCATGATTTACGCGTGGTGCGGACGTTGTGTCATCAGGTGATGGTGTTACGACAGGGAGAAGTTGTCGAGCAGGGGGAGTGCGAGCGCGTCTTTACCGCTCCACAGCAGGCTTATACCCGCCAGCTTCTGGCGCTGGGCTGA
- a CDS encoding Bcr/CflA family multidrug efflux MFS transporter, whose translation MTAKQNSSLGIVFILGLLAMLMPLSIDMYLPALPVISAQFNVPDGSAQMTLSTYILGFAFGQLLYGPMADSIGRKPVILGGTLIFAAAAVACALSQTIDMLITMRFFHGLAAAAASVVINALMRDIYPKEEFSRMMSFVMLVTTIAPLVAPMVGGAVLVWFSWHAIFWILALAALLASAMIAFFISETLPVERRQKFSLRTTLGNFATLFRHKRVLSYMLASGFSFAGMFSFLSAGPFVYININHVSPQHFGYYFALNIAFLFIMTIINSRFVRRIGALNMFRAGLWIQFVMAIWMVVCALLDVGFWALVVGVAAFVGCVSMVSSNAMAVILDEFPHMAGTASSLAGTFRFGIGAIIGALLSMATFTTAWPMLISIAFCASSSILFSLYASRRRKIAR comes from the coding sequence GTGACGGCAAAGCAGAATTCTTCACTGGGGATTGTGTTTATTCTTGGCCTGCTGGCCATGTTGATGCCACTGTCGATAGATATGTATCTCCCGGCGCTGCCGGTGATTTCGGCGCAGTTTAATGTGCCGGACGGCAGTGCGCAGATGACGCTCAGTACCTATATTCTGGGCTTTGCTTTCGGCCAGTTGCTGTATGGCCCGATGGCGGACAGCATTGGGCGTAAGCCGGTGATCCTCGGGGGAACGCTGATTTTTGCCGCGGCTGCGGTGGCCTGTGCGCTGTCGCAGACTATCGACATGCTGATTACCATGCGCTTCTTCCACGGTCTGGCGGCCGCGGCGGCGAGCGTGGTCATCAACGCCCTGATGCGCGATATCTATCCGAAAGAGGAGTTTTCGCGCATGATGTCGTTTGTCATGCTGGTCACCACTATCGCGCCGCTGGTTGCGCCGATGGTGGGGGGCGCGGTGCTGGTATGGTTCAGCTGGCATGCGATCTTCTGGATCCTTGCGCTGGCGGCGCTGCTGGCCTCCGCGATGATCGCTTTTTTCATCAGCGAAACGCTGCCGGTTGAACGGCGGCAAAAGTTTAGCCTGCGCACTACGCTGGGTAACTTTGCCACCTTGTTCCGCCATAAGCGGGTGCTGAGCTATATGCTGGCGAGCGGCTTCAGCTTTGCCGGGATGTTCTCATTCCTGAGCGCCGGGCCGTTTGTCTATATCAATATCAACCACGTTTCGCCGCAGCACTTTGGTTACTATTTTGCGCTGAATATTGCCTTCTTGTTCATCATGACCATCATTAACAGCCGTTTTGTCCGCCGGATCGGCGCGCTGAATATGTTCCGCGCCGGGCTGTGGATTCAGTTTGTGATGGCGATATGGATGGTGGTCTGCGCGCTGCTGGATGTCGGATTCTGGGCGCTGGTGGTCGGCGTTGCCGCCTTTGTTGGCTGCGTTTCGATGGTCTCCTCCAACGCGATGGCGGTCATTCTGGATGAGTTTCCCCATATGGCGGGCACCGCTTCATCGCTGGCGGGGACCTTCCGCTTTGGCATCGGGGCGATTATTGGCGCGCTGCTGTCCATGGCTACCTTTACGACCGCCTGGCCGATGCTGATTTCGATCGCATTTTGCGCCAGCAGCTCCATCCTTTTCTCTCTCTACGCCAGCCGACGGCGAAAAATCGCTCGCTAA
- the rsuA gene encoding 16S rRNA pseudouridine(516) synthase RsuA yields the protein MRLDKFIAQQLGVSRAIAGREIRSSRVLVDGEIVKDASFKLQPEHDVEYDGNTLTQQNGPRYFMLNKPQGYVCSTDDPDHPTILYFLDVPVAHKLHAAGRLDIDTTGLVLMTDDGQWSHRITSPRHHCEKTYLVTLENPVDEQTAEQFATGVQLHNEKDLTKPARLEVLTPTEVRLTISEGRYHQVKRMFAAVGNHVVGLHRERIGDIMLDESLEPGEYRPLTEDEIASVGLQHARSKT from the coding sequence ATGCGACTTGATAAGTTTATCGCTCAGCAACTTGGCGTCAGTCGGGCTATTGCCGGGCGTGAAATCCGCAGCAGCCGCGTTCTTGTCGACGGCGAAATCGTCAAAGATGCGTCGTTTAAGCTCCAGCCAGAGCACGACGTGGAGTATGACGGCAATACGCTGACCCAGCAGAACGGCCCGCGCTACTTTATGCTCAACAAGCCGCAGGGGTACGTTTGCTCCACGGACGATCCGGATCATCCAACGATTCTCTATTTCCTCGATGTCCCGGTCGCGCATAAGCTGCATGCCGCAGGTCGACTGGATATCGACACCACCGGACTGGTGCTGATGACCGATGACGGGCAGTGGTCGCACCGCATTACTTCTCCGCGCCATCACTGCGAGAAAACTTATCTGGTGACCCTCGAAAACCCGGTGGATGAGCAAACGGCTGAACAGTTTGCTACAGGCGTTCAGCTGCATAATGAAAAAGATCTGACGAAACCTGCGCGCCTGGAAGTGCTGACGCCAACGGAAGTTCGCTTAACGATAAGCGAAGGGCGCTACCATCAGGTGAAACGCATGTTCGCGGCGGTGGGTAACCACGTCGTCGGCCTGCATCGTGAACGTATTGGCGACATCATGCTGGATGAATCTCTGGAGCCTGGCGAGTACCGCCCGCTGACGGAAGATGAGATAGCCAGCGTTGGCCTCCAGCATGCGCGGAGTAAAACGTGA
- a CDS encoding YejG family protein, whose translation MNTQQLSIVHRLPQSYRWLAGFAGSRVEPIPQNGAESENSLVALKLLSPDGEKAWPVMHKLSQALSDIEVDCSIVECEGEPCLFVNLQDEFAATCRLKNFGVAIAEPFSGHNPF comes from the coding sequence GTGAATACACAGCAACTCTCTATCGTACACCGTCTGCCGCAGAGCTATCGCTGGCTGGCCGGGTTTGCGGGTTCAAGAGTTGAACCGATTCCACAAAACGGCGCCGAGAGTGAAAACAGCCTCGTTGCGCTGAAGCTGCTCAGCCCGGACGGGGAGAAAGCGTGGCCGGTGATGCATAAGCTCAGCCAGGCCCTCAGCGACATCGAAGTCGATTGCTCCATCGTTGAGTGTGAAGGGGAGCCGTGCCTGTTTGTCAATTTGCAGGACGAGTTTGCGGCAACCTGTCGACTGAAAAATTTCGGCGTGGCGATTGCCGAACCGTTCTCTGGCCACAACCCATTCTGA
- a CDS encoding microcin C ABC transporter permease YejB has translation MGAYLIRRLLLIIPTLWAIITINFFIVQIAPGGPVDQAIAAIEFGNRGGLPGAGESGMAASHARTGVGNISEGHYRGGRGLDPEVIAEITHRYGFDKPLHERYLNMLGDYLRFDFGDSLFRSASVLQLIKNSMPVSITLGLWSTLIIYLVSIPLGIRKAVHNGSQFDIWSSTLIIIGYAIPAFLFAIILVVLFAGGSYLDLFPLRGLVSANFASLTWYQKVLDYLWHITLPVLATVIGGFAALTMLTKNSFLDEIRKQYVVTARAKGVGETQILWGHVFRNAMLLVIAGFPAMFISMFFTGSLLIEVMFSLNGLGLLGYEATVSRDYPVMFGTLYIFTLIGLLLNIVSDICYTLVDPRIDFEGR, from the coding sequence ATGGGCGCATACCTGATCCGCCGACTGCTGCTGATAATCCCCACGCTGTGGGCAATCATTACGATCAACTTTTTTATCGTCCAGATAGCGCCGGGCGGCCCGGTCGATCAGGCCATCGCCGCCATTGAATTTGGCAACCGCGGCGGTTTACCTGGCGCCGGAGAAAGCGGTATGGCCGCCAGCCATGCCCGTACCGGCGTCGGCAACATCAGCGAAGGTCATTATCGCGGCGGACGCGGTCTCGATCCGGAAGTGATTGCCGAAATCACCCACCGCTACGGCTTTGATAAACCGCTCCACGAACGCTACCTGAACATGCTCGGCGACTATCTGCGCTTCGATTTTGGCGACAGCCTTTTCCGCAGCGCGTCGGTCTTACAGCTGATCAAAAACAGCATGCCGGTTTCCATCACCCTGGGGCTATGGAGTACGCTGATTATCTATCTGGTTTCAATCCCGCTCGGCATCCGCAAAGCCGTCCATAACGGCAGCCAGTTTGATATCTGGAGCAGTACCCTGATCATTATTGGCTACGCCATCCCGGCCTTTCTGTTCGCCATCATCCTGGTCGTACTCTTCGCGGGGGGGAGCTATCTGGACCTGTTTCCGCTGCGCGGGCTGGTGTCCGCTAATTTCGCGAGCCTGACGTGGTATCAGAAGGTTCTCGACTATCTCTGGCACATTACGCTGCCGGTGCTGGCGACGGTCATCGGCGGCTTTGCGGCGCTCACCATGCTGACCAAGAACAGCTTTCTTGATGAGATCCGCAAGCAGTATGTCGTGACCGCTCGCGCCAAAGGGGTCGGCGAAACGCAAATTTTATGGGGCCATGTTTTTCGCAATGCCATGCTGCTGGTGATCGCCGGTTTCCCGGCGATGTTTATCAGCATGTTTTTCACCGGTTCCCTGCTGATTGAGGTGATGTTTTCCCTCAACGGCCTGGGACTGCTGGGCTATGAGGCGACCGTTTCCCGTGATTACCCGGTGATGTTCGGCACGCTGTATATTTTTACGCTGATCGGCCTGCTGCTGAATATTGTCAGCGATATCTGCTACACGCTGGTCGATCCGCGTATTGATTTTGAGGGCCGCTGA
- a CDS encoding microcin C ABC transporter permease — protein MSFLSPVNQARWARFRHNRRGYLSLWLFMLLFLCSLCAELIANDRPLLVQYRGSLYVPALKNYSETTFGGPFATAADYQDPWLQKQLDDNGWVLWAPIRFGATTIDFATQTPFPSPPSTRNWLGTDANGGDVLARILYGTRISILFGLLLTFFSSVLGVLAGAIQGYYGGKIDLWGQRFIEVWSGMPTLFLIILLSSVVQPGFWWLLAITVLFGWMALVGVVRAEFLRTRNYDYIRAAQALGVSDRHIIFRHMLPNAMVATLTFLPFILCSSITTLTSLDFLGFGLPLGSPSLGELLLQGKNNLQAPWLGIAAFLSVAVLLSLLIFIGEAVRDAFDPGKAV, from the coding sequence ATGTCTTTTCTGAGTCCCGTGAATCAGGCCCGCTGGGCGCGTTTTCGTCACAATCGCCGCGGCTACCTGTCGCTGTGGCTATTTATGCTGCTTTTCCTGTGCAGCCTGTGCGCCGAGCTGATTGCCAACGACCGGCCGCTGCTGGTGCAGTATCGCGGCAGTCTGTACGTTCCGGCGTTGAAAAATTATAGCGAGACGACCTTTGGCGGCCCGTTTGCTACCGCCGCCGACTATCAGGATCCGTGGCTGCAAAAGCAGCTGGATGATAACGGCTGGGTACTGTGGGCGCCGATCCGATTTGGTGCCACCACTATCGACTTCGCCACCCAGACGCCCTTCCCTTCCCCTCCCTCAACGAGAAACTGGCTGGGTACCGATGCCAACGGCGGCGATGTGCTGGCCCGTATTTTATACGGCACGCGGATATCGATTCTGTTTGGCCTGCTGCTGACCTTTTTCTCCAGCGTACTGGGGGTGCTGGCGGGCGCTATTCAGGGGTACTACGGCGGTAAGATCGACCTGTGGGGCCAGCGGTTTATTGAGGTGTGGTCAGGGATGCCGACCCTGTTCCTGATTATTTTGCTCTCCAGCGTCGTCCAGCCGGGCTTCTGGTGGCTGCTGGCCATTACGGTACTGTTCGGCTGGATGGCGCTGGTCGGCGTGGTGCGCGCGGAATTCCTGCGCACCCGTAACTATGACTACATTCGCGCGGCGCAGGCCCTGGGGGTCAGCGACCGCCATATCATTTTCCGCCACATGCTGCCTAACGCCATGGTCGCGACCCTGACTTTCTTACCGTTTATTCTGTGCAGTTCAATCACCACCCTGACTTCTCTGGATTTTCTCGGCTTCGGCCTGCCGTTAGGTTCGCCCTCGCTGGGTGAACTGCTGCTACAGGGGAAAAACAATCTGCAGGCGCCGTGGCTGGGCATCGCCGCCTTTTTGTCGGTCGCGGTGCTGCTATCGCTGTTAATTTTCATTGGTGAAGCCGTCCGCGACGCCTTCGACCCCGGTAAGGCGGTATAA
- a CDS encoding DEAD/DEAH box helicase, whose product MTFTLRPYQKEAVDATLAWFRRHQEPAAIVLPTGAGKSLVIAELARLARGRVLVLAHVKELVAQNHAKYCALGLEADIFAAGLKRKESHGKVVFGSVQSVARNLEQFQAEFSLLIIDECHRISDDDDSQYQQIISHLQQVNPQLRLLGLTATPFRLGKGWIYQFHYHGMVRGDDKALFRDCIYELPLRYMIKHGYLTPPERLDMPVVQYDFSRLQPQSNGLFSEADLNHELKKQQRITPHIVSQVVEFAQTRKGVMIFASTVEHAREITGLLPAGDAELITGETPGPQRDRLIEAFKAQRYRYLVNVAVLTTGFDAPHVDLIAILRPTESVSLYQQIVGRGLRLAPGKTDCLILDYAGNPHDLYAPEVGSPKGKSDNVPVQVFCPACGFANTFWGKTTADGTLIEHFGRRCQGWFDDDDGHREQCDFRFRFKHCPQCNAENDIAARRCRECDTILVDPDDMLKAALKLKDALVLRCSGMDLQHGADDKGPWLKITYYDEDGADVSERFRLQTPAQRTAFEQLFIRPHTRTPGVPLRWITPADILAQRVLLRHPDFVVARMKGQYWQVREKIFDYQGRFRRANELR is encoded by the coding sequence ATGACTTTTACATTACGTCCCTACCAAAAAGAGGCCGTCGACGCCACGCTCGCCTGGTTTCGTCGCCATCAGGAACCTGCCGCCATCGTCCTGCCGACCGGCGCGGGCAAAAGCCTGGTCATCGCCGAGCTGGCGCGTCTGGCGCGTGGCCGCGTTCTGGTGCTGGCGCACGTTAAGGAGCTGGTGGCGCAAAACCACGCCAAGTATTGTGCGCTTGGGCTGGAGGCGGATATTTTTGCCGCTGGCCTGAAACGCAAAGAGAGCCACGGCAAGGTGGTCTTCGGTAGCGTGCAATCGGTCGCCCGTAATCTTGAACAGTTTCAGGCCGAGTTTTCACTGCTGATTATCGATGAATGCCACCGTATCAGCGATGATGATGACAGCCAGTATCAGCAAATTATCAGCCATTTGCAGCAGGTTAACCCGCAGTTGCGCCTGCTCGGATTGACCGCCACGCCGTTCCGCCTCGGCAAGGGCTGGATCTACCAGTTTCATTATCACGGCATGGTTCGCGGCGATGACAAGGCGTTGTTTCGTGACTGTATTTACGAGCTACCGCTGCGCTATATGATTAAGCACGGATATCTGACGCCTCCGGAGCGGCTGGATATGCCGGTCGTGCAGTACGATTTCAGCCGCCTTCAGCCGCAGAGCAACGGTCTGTTTAGCGAAGCCGACCTCAATCATGAGCTGAAAAAGCAGCAGCGCATTACGCCGCATATCGTCAGCCAGGTCGTCGAGTTTGCCCAAACGCGTAAAGGCGTGATGATTTTCGCCTCCACGGTAGAGCACGCGCGGGAAATTACCGGCCTGCTGCCCGCCGGCGACGCAGAGCTCATTACCGGCGAAACGCCCGGTCCACAGCGCGATCGCCTCATCGAAGCCTTTAAAGCGCAGCGGTACCGTTATCTGGTGAACGTCGCGGTTCTCACCACCGGATTTGATGCCCCGCATGTCGATCTGATAGCCATCCTGCGTCCCACGGAGTCGGTCAGCCTTTATCAGCAAATTGTCGGCCGCGGCCTGCGTCTGGCGCCGGGGAAAACCGACTGCCTGATTCTCGACTATGCCGGAAATCCTCACGATCTCTACGCACCGGAGGTGGGCTCGCCGAAGGGCAAAAGCGATAACGTCCCCGTACAGGTCTTCTGCCCGGCCTGTGGCTTTGCCAATACCTTCTGGGGAAAAACCACCGCCGACGGCACGCTGATTGAACACTTCGGCCGCCGCTGCCAGGGCTGGTTTGACGATGACGATGGTCACCGCGAACAGTGCGATTTTCGTTTTCGTTTTAAACACTGTCCGCAGTGCAATGCGGAAAATGATATTGCCGCCCGCCGCTGCCGCGAGTGCGACACCATTCTGGTCGACCCCGATGATATGCTCAAGGCCGCGCTGAAGCTCAAAGATGCCCTGGTGCTGCGCTGTAGCGGCATGGACCTGCAGCACGGTGCCGACGATAAAGGCCCGTGGCTGAAAATCACCTATTACGATGAGGACGGCGCTGATGTCAGCGAACGCTTCCGCCTGCAGACGCCGGCCCAGCGCACCGCGTTTGAGCAGCTGTTTATCCGCCCGCATACCCGCACGCCGGGCGTGCCGCTGCGCTGGATTACCCCTGCCGATATCCTTGCCCAGCGGGTCCTGCTGCGCCACCCGGACTTTGTCGTCGCACGCATGAAAGGGCAATACTGGCAGGTCCGTGAAAAAATCTTCGACTATCAGGGCCGCTTTCGCCGGGCCAACGAACTGCGTTAA